A DNA window from Hydractinia symbiolongicarpus strain clone_291-10 chromosome 6, HSymV2.1, whole genome shotgun sequence contains the following coding sequences:
- the LOC130648043 gene encoding protein jagged-2-like, which yields MRSIVCILLLIFASCVHCKLTKTKHSIKKLHNSQHLRHPDLHDSTARSSYEHGHVRKHRLSHRNTHKAKNVHKTKSRNKIRKIHKKRDMFLIGDKRTQVQEAIPLYQNTTAFSDPELPQQDIFATYHKSVGDEVNNDDDENHIDQTQENNEEGDIERKSNVSNPQQSSDEAEIASKLASILHDDPGDDENEMNSLFKEIDKDTSSGDHPSMVSSNQPNNLEDEMKEKSNVQSDSVVKTIIGGGSIHRVGEPKFIPISPLESQDSQLDAISSSLENDPFKSDGMVESADMKEDIANVQLGQASNAVKIPATNELLDLFSDWVKNMVAKNPNMKLPQIKKLKSNFKGWLQKISSGSYESSTEPGLERTFDDFLRKLVSRNNVDHIVSENDDINEWLEHQNFSKDGSKNGSADFEHWLHNVVHPNQNELQEWLHNSTLKYLNKVDKYLEKSNKDNGEKTNSKNSGNTSDVDLDHTDLMSFNEPYHVHYPSNDVFFDLHMPDNVNHHVDHHMHYNGGQVHHYYDHYYDNTSESMSIDHFVSSVHPCQNGGIIVPLGPESYQCICPKEYIGKKCEEINACCKYEPCQNNGTCNPIRNEPKYHCTCKKAYYGKHCEKKNPCEPNMCENGGTCTHNDKDETQCICKKGFRGEKCEEIDSCIPPPCRNGGTCSQVNAKNATFTCDCPVKFKGTICERKYDVLYATSCILHKKMRFFYGKIKMPTFCPSQPCQNGGTCRETNDDFQCICREGFMGKTCTERPCLPSPCYNGATCVENGTDYECICAPWTSGRNCTEISPCRLKPCRSNGQCLDALSGFKWSFKPMQYYCLCRPPYMGPHCTDNLCNHCSPYGHCENSSKCVCDDGYYGNGFICQPEDTNPCVPNPCFNDGACVIESSGDYHCHCKQPFKPPLCLSRHIFMVANNNSVCHILFHRNICPEKLILYLMPEGRRHWRNIVQPFPFFFWRYMKCCRHLKKIFFVTAGDPCIPDPCKNGQCMANSDGTYRCKCEPGYRGFQCNITDPCSPNPCQHNGECNVDKDGNITCSCKGKWLPPICKDCGCPVSTEPQKVPSAFCNSEGKCQCSKNFNGEKWNYETENDRGESEPGCVKVQDTVIIPPKTACNVSGNPCFNGGTCQLINHDGTLATPPPAHTNGTEPTSPVPVVNENYKCLCTKWFYGPRCGIVKACIPNNPCLNGGTCQEDGKGNFTCKCPSGTGGWKCNALPTVPPKPDPHCTPNPCKNGGVCHALKHGYDCHCKPRYTGSHCGVDRCAECDENAKCVNGHCQCKLGYVGNGYDCVYDANPAPTCGNCPVFSTCTSATGYCGCNNGYEFVDRICVPIFNTGEDVDYHEVKTTPITTMKPSPSQATAARTMSRTNPRPHTLPASSTTSTTERPRGSTVSSSAKTTSHASKSSTPQHSSPTGGSGTTAIPVLSSTTTTTTTKLSTIRTTTKASTIAKTTTTTTSTTTSTSASTTTPTTPSTTESTTTPVKPNTDVNGEVPAGIPALPDSPDIPVGGPPSQKDNVDTDETSHRSFLLDELNNVSDDDDEKQLGLAPPEPPVAYIKHRNGAKHLWKAISAMHSMKEQDNSQDERTIETL from the exons ATGAGATCTATAGTATGTATTCTCTTGCTAATATTTGCGAGCTGCGTTCATTGCAAACTGACAAAAACAAAGCACTCAATCAAGAAGCTCCACAATTCACAACATTTAAGACATCCAGACTTACACGATAGCACTGCCAGAAGTAGCTATGAACATGGACATGTAAGAAAACATAGGCTATCGCATAGAAACACACATAAAGCAAAAAATGTCCACAAGACAAAGTctagaaataaaataagaaagatACATAAAAAGAGGGATATGTTTTTAATTGGAGATAAAAGGACACAAGTTCAGGAAGCCATACCATTGTATCAAAATACTACAGCGTTTAGTGATCCAGAGTTACCTCAGCAGGATATATTTGCCACCTATCATAAGTCTGTTGGTGATGAGGTTAATAATGATGACGATGAAAATCATATCGACCAAACACAAGAAAATAATGAAGAGGGAGACATAGAGAGGAAAAGCAACG tttCAAATCCGCAACAAAGTTCTGATGAAGCAGAAATAGCAAGCA AACTTGCTTCTATTTTGCACGATGATCCAGGCGATGATGAAAATGAAATGAACAGCTTATTTAAAGAAATTGACAAAGATACCTCATCTGGCGATCATCCAAGCATGGTTTCATCCAATCAGCCAAACAACCTTGAAGACGAAATGAAGGAAAAGAGTAATGTTCAAAGTGATTCAGTTGTTAAAACAATAATAGGAGGAGGCTCTATCCACCGTGTGGGAGAGCCGAAATTTATTCCCATTTCTCCCCTTGAGTCACAAGATAGTCAGTTGGATGCGATTTCGTCAAGTTTAGAAAACGACCCTTTTAAATCAGATGGAATGGTTGAATCGGCAGATATGAAAGAAGATATCGCTAATGTGCAGCTTGGGCAAGCTTCAAATG CTGTAAAAATTCCGGCAACTAATGAACTGCTGGATCTATTTTCCGACTGGGTGAAAAATATGGTTGCAAAAAATCCAA ATATGAAGCTACCACAAATAAAGAAGTTAAAATCAAACTTTAAAGGATGGTTGCAAAAAATCTCGTCAGGTAGCTACGAATCTTCAACTGAACCAG GTCTTGAAAGAACATTTGATGATTTTTTGAGAAAGCTTGTATCTCGCAACAACGTTGACCATATTG TGTCGGAAAACGATGATATCAATGAATGGCTAGAACATCAAAACTTCTCAAAAGATGGCTCTAAAAATGGATCTGCAGATTTTGAGCATTGGTTACACAATGTTGTACATCCTAATCAAAATGAACTCCAAGAGTGGTTGCACAACTCAacgttaaaatatttaaataaagttgaTAAATACTTAGAAAAGTCAAACAAGGATAACGGGGAAAAAACAAATTCCAAGAATTcag GTAACACATCGGATGTGGATTTGGATCATACAGACCTGATGTCATTTAATGAACCGTATCACGTGCATTATCCTTCGAATGATGTCTTCTTTGATCTACACATGCCTGATAATGTAAATCACCACGTGGACCATCACATGCATTACAATGGTGGACAAGTGCATCATTATTATGACCATTACTATGATAACACGAGCGAGTCGATGTCTATAGACCATTTTG tgTCCAGTGTTCACCCATGTCAAAATGGTGGCATAATTGTTCCACTTGGTCCAGAATCCTATCAATGCATCTGCCCAAAAGAATACATTGGAAAAAAATGTGAAG AAATCAATGCTTGCTGCAAGTACGAACCTTGTCAAAACAATGGAACATGTAATCCAATTAGAAACGAACCAAAGTATCACTGTACTTGTAAAAAAGCTTATTATGGAAAACATTGCGAAA aaaaaaatcctTGCGAGCCAAACATGTGTGAAAACGGAGGTACGTGTACTCATAATGATAAAGATGAAACACAGTGTATATGTAAGAAAGGATTCAGAGGAGAAAAATGTGAAG AAATTGATAGCTGTATTCCACCTCCATGTCGTAATGGAGGAACATGTTCGCAAGTTAACGCGAAAAACGCAACATTTACCTGTGATTGTCCGGTCAAATTCAAAGGAACGATATGCGAACGTAAGTATGACGTGTTATATGCGACTAGTTgtattttacacaaaaaaatgcgttttttttATGGGAAAAT aaaaa TGCCGACTTTTTGTCCCAGTCAGCCATGTCAGAATGGTGGAACTTGTCGAGAAACAAACGATGATTTCCAATGCATATGTCGTGAAGGATTTATGGGTAAAACGTGTACAG AAAGGCCATGTTTGCCCAGTCCATGCTACAATGGTGCCACTTGTGTTGAGAATGGCACCGACTATGAATGTATATGTGCACCTTGGACGAGTGGAAGAAACTGCACAG AAATCAGTCCATGCCGATTGAAACCTTGCCGCTCCAATGGTCAGTGCTTGGATGCACTTTCTGGTTTTAAATGGTCTTTCAAACCAATGCAATACTATTGTTTATGTCGGCCGCCATACATGGGACCACATTGCACAG ATAATTTGTGCAACCACTGCTCGCCTTATGGTCACTGTGAAAACTCAAGCAAATGTGTTTGTGATGATGGTTACTACGGAAACGGTTTTATCTGTCAAC cggAAGATACCAATCCATGTGTTCCTAATCCATGTTTTAACGACGGTGCATGCGTAATTGAATCCAGTGGTGACTACCATTGTCATTGCAAGCAACCATTTAAACCACCATTGTGTTTAAGTAGGCATATATTTATGGTTGCTAATAACAACAGTGTTTGTCATATTTTGTTCCATCGAAATATATGCCCtgagaaattaattttgtatCTCATGCCTGAAGGCCGTCGCCACTGGAGG AATATTGTGCAAccctttccattttttttttggcgTTACATGAAATGTTGtaggcatttaaaaaaaattttttttgttacagcGGGAGATCCTTGTATCCCAGATCCATGTAAAAATGGACAATGTATGGCTAATTCAGATGGAACATACAGATGTAAATGCGAGCCAGGGTATCGAGGTTTTCAATGCAACA TCACTGATCCATGCTCTCCAAATCCATGTCAACACAATGGAGAATGTAATGTAGACAAAGATGGAAATATAACGTGCAGTTGTAAAGGCAAATGGCTACCACCTATTTGCAAAG ATTGTGGATGCCCTGTCAGCACTGAGCCGCAAAAAGTACCAAGCGCTTTCTGTAACTCAGAAGGTAAATGCCAGTGCAGTAAGaactttaatggtgaaaagtgGAATTATGAAACAGAGAATGACAGAGGTGAAAGCGAACCTGGATGTGTCAAGGTTCAAG ACACTGTCATAATTCCTCCAAAGACAGCTTGTAATGTGTCAGGCAATCCTTGTTTCAATGGAGGAACGTGCCAATTAATCAACCATGACGGAACTCTAGCAACGCCGCCACCTGCGCATACTAATGGCACTGAGCCAACTTCACCTGTTCCGGTTGTAAACGAAAATTATAAGTGTTTATGTACAAAGTGGTTCTATGGACCCAGATGTGGTATTGTTAAAG CTTGTATACCAAATAATCCATGTCTCAATGGTGGTACATGTCAAGAAGATGGAAAAGGAAATTTTACTTGCAAATGTCCATCTGGTACTGGAGGATGGAAATGTAACGCTTTACCAACGGTTCCACCAA AGCCCGATCCTCATTGTACACCAAATCCTTGCAAAAATGGCGGAGTATGCCATGCATTGAAGCATGGTTACGATTGCCATTGCAAGCCAAGATATACTGGCTCTCATTGTGGAG TTGACAGATGTGCTGAATGTGATGAGAACGCCAAATGTGTCAATGGTCATTGTCAATGCAAGTTAGGATATGTCGGAAATGGCTATGACTGTGTTTATGATG CCAATCCAGCGCCTACCTGTGGCAACTGTCCTGTGTTTTCAACATGTACATCAGCAACAGGTTATTGTGGATGCAACAATGGGTATGAATTTGTGGATAGAATTTGTGTCC CAATATTCAACACTGGAGAAGATGTTGACTATCATGAAGTGAAAACCACACCAATAACCACAATGAAACCATCGCCATCACAAGCAACCGCAGCAAGGACCATGTcaaggaccaatcctagacctcaTACTTTACCTGCCTCTTCTACCACAAGTACTACCGAACGACCAAGAGGGAGTACCGTTTCATCTAGCGCTAAAACCACTTCTCATGCCTCTAAGAGCAGCACGCCACAACACTCTAGTCCCACCGGAGGGAGTGGTACAACAGCTATACCTGTGCTCTCctccacaacaacaacaacaacaaccaagtTATCAACtataagaacaacaacaaaagcatcAACGAtcgcaaaaacaacaacaacaacaacatccaCTACAACTTCCACTTCTGCTTCCACTACAACACCTACAACACCCAGTACTACAGAGAGCACGACCACACCAGTCAAACCTAACACTGATGTAAACGGAGAAGTTCCTGCTGGTATACCGGCTTTACCAGACTCGCCAGATATACCTGTGGGAGGTCCTCCATCGCAGAAGGATAATGTTGATACAGATGAGACATCGCATAGATCATTTCTGTTAGACGAATTAAATAATGTGTCAGATGACGATGATGAAAAACAATTAGGACTTGCGCCCCCTGAACCACCCGTGGCGTATATAAAACATCGTAATGGAGCTAAGCATCTGTGGAAAGCTATTTCAGCAATGCATTCTATGAAAGAACAAGATAACTCGCAAGATGAAAGAACTATAGAGACACTTTAA